The Polypterus senegalus isolate Bchr_013 chromosome 10, ASM1683550v1, whole genome shotgun sequence genomic interval CGGATTATTAAAACACTTTGTTGTTCAGGCTGATGATTACAAAATGAAGATGGTAGCTTCTCTCTTGGTCTATTAATAGCGCAATTCCAACTGAAAGTTAAAGACCTTAGCACCTTTCTTAAGTTGATTACTGCTAGAATTTGAGCCAGCTTTCCATAACAGTTATTTAGGAGAGGGCGTGGGTACGGCAGATGGTCCCCACTCTTAATAGGACATGCCACTGTCTCGCTATTTGTGAACGCAGACAAAGATCCTACACGTCGGTGGCTGGTGagcactccaaaaaaaaaaaaaaagaaaaacacagaaagtgACCATTTCAGCCATTTCTACTGCAGTCAGAAAACTCGGGAGgcttgtcaaaaaacaaaaatgaacctcTGGTCTAAGCCTCTCCCTCCTGCCAATTCAGATTGACCTGCGCTAACCACcacctttcaaaaataaaatataagcctattttaaaacattccgttaaaataacacaaataagtGGGGTCAGATGTTGCTCATCTTGCCATATGTGATGCAGAGACATTTCTTGGTATTTCCGAAACTTTCCGGACCCTGAGATTTACTGCTCATTACAGAACACATTTGAAACCCCAGACCCTCGCCCAACATCCTGCTATGGCGCCCAGTGATTCAAAGCAGCTTTTCTTTGTTAGTTGTTAGGCTACTCATCAATCACCATTGTTCAAGTCATCTGGAACTTCTGTGCACAAGTTACACTTCTGTATTTGTTAAAGAAACAGAGATCCTTGGAGACCCAGAACACTTCTGAGTCCCAAGCTGCCGAGGAAAGGACACGGTATGCATTGCTAGCAAAGTAAAAGGAAGAGCACACACAGAGAAAAACGTTGCTTTCTGGATGACAAGACCATTGATTCTCTGCTTACTGTAGACCTGGCAGGGGTCCGGTGAGGGGCCCTGTGGCTAATAGATTAGCAGAGGCAGCGGCGGTCACTTTTTGTGACCTCCTCAGAGGAGTGCACCACATTTGGTACAAAGCCGCTTTTGACGCCCTCCCAGCCCTCTTGGATGGTGATGTCTCCATGCTTGACGAGCTCAAAAATGTCACGCGTCAAATCAGTGAAAGCTTTCTCCACGTTGATGGCATCTCGGGCTGATGTCTCCACATACTTCATGCCATAAGCTCCCGCCAGCTTCTCCGCCTCCTGTCGGCTCACCTGCCGTTGGCCGTCCAGATCACATTTGTGTCCTACCAACACGAAAACTATCTGGTGTGGCTGCACATGACTGCGGGCCTCTTCCAACCATTCATGCACATTCTGGAAGGAGCGTCGGTTAGTGATGTCAAACAGGAGAAGGCCGCCCACTGAGTTGCGATAATAAGCTCTAGTAATGGACCTGTGGGAGAACAGAGAAAGAGCGAGAGTGAGAGGCGAGTCTGACACTGTTGACAGTTGGACTTACATGCATAATGCATAATACCTCTCTGAAGAAGACAATGAAGCCCATGTTTATATACAAAGAGGAACTTCTATCATCAATTTGTCTGTCTCTGACGGAGCGTTGAAGACTCCAAACCTACCAAGctaaattcctgtacattaactACCagcaaataaaagtgattctgatccTTCAGCCACACATTCTTGATAACAGTGCAAGACATTCCAAAAAGATGATTCGTTCAGATAGCAGAGAATACTCCATTATATTTTCACAGATCTCCATTACTCATGAACTGCAGGAAATTGAAGTAACTGAAGACTGAGTCTATCTATCCATTGTCCTTACCTGGTTTCCCTCAAGTCTGACTGACAAAATCCTTTTTATACTTGATGCTAAAGAAACCTCCCTAAAACATTTCAATGTTTATCTGAGCAATACAGAAACAGAATACTcgttcatggaaaaaaaaaaaaagtttcttctttccatgaatgtactgtatgtgttgtcATACTTTTCTACAGTGAACTCAGTGACACTGCACttaatttgattttataaatGTCTAGAATTAAGAGTACAGGCAACTTAAATGTCTTACTTTGCAGCCACACACTGACATGGCAAACAATACGCAAGTTCCACTTATCCACTTAGCCAATAAGATGTATGCATTCATTTTCTGGACCGACCCTCGTTTCCATTACAGGATCACAGAGAGGTGGGAGAaatggatgggatgccagtccactgctgGGCACACTCATACTTGTTCAAAAAAACGCCAGCTTAAGGTCACGCACATTTTGGGATGTGGTAATAAACTGCGGGATAGTCACAGGGACATGGGGAGGACATACAACCTGaacctcttaaatgtggtgttcctcagggatccattttgggtcctattttattcccTATATACCTTCAGACTATTGGAGCAA includes:
- the rab39bb gene encoding RAB39B, member RAS oncogene family b; the protein is MEAIWLYQFRLIVIGDSTVGKSCLIRRFTEGRFAQVSDPTVGVDFFSRLVEIEPGKRIKLQIWDTAGQERFRSITRAYYRNSVGGLLLFDITNRRSFQNVHEWLEEARSHVQPHQIVFVLVGHKCDLDGQRQVSRQEAEKLAGAYGMKYVETSARDAINVEKAFTDLTRDIFELVKHGDITIQEGWEGVKSGFVPNVVHSSEEVTKSDRRCLC